One Polynucleobacter sp. SHI8 genomic window, CATCCAGTATTAAATAACCTATCACGTAATCTATAGAATCTCACCATGCTTATTTTTTAATTTTTTAAATATATTCATGACAGATGATCGTGCCATTGGATTAACTCCAATCATAAAAATATGTCAAAATATACTATCTAAGCGCTTAAAGGAGATTGTTGTGAGCAAAGTTGCAAATAATATAGGGTGGGGTTTTGTTGGATTGGCATTAATCCTTGGGGGATTTATGTTATACGTTCAGGGGTACAGGCCGATTATCTTTGGGGTAGGAATTCTCGTGATTCTTTATCGTGCGGTAACCGCGCATAATGATGAATATGAGCCCAAAAAAATGATGAACCATTAAAGCACCTGTAATTATTTCGCCGGATATCTGGATTTATGAGCAGAATTTTTACTGCGATAGGAGTTAGATGATCCTAACTCCATTACCAAATGGTTTAATCTAACTAAGCAATCTATTTAATGAGTAGAACAGGTTGCTTCGCTGTGCTACTAACCCGTTGTGCTATTGAACCCATCAAGATATCCAAAAAGCCACTTCTACCTTTAGCCCCCATCACAATGAAGTCAACCTTATCTTTGTTTGCAAGAGCAATTATTTCTTCAGCAACATGTCCACGCAAGATAGCCATATTGTGTTTAACGCCTGCCATATCTAAGATTTTTTGTGCAGCTTTTAATTCTTTTTCGCTAATTTCTCGCAAGTAATCATCAACAATACTTTTATCCACAAATTTCTTTACGTACCCAAGCCCTGAATCGTCATGAACATTTACTAAAGTTACGATCGTTGGACTACGAGAATTTTTGGCCATTTTTGCTACATACTTTGTGGCATTGAGGGATGATTTAGAACCATCGATGGGTAAAAGTACTTTCATGTGTATTCCTTTATCATCAAAAAACAATATGCAAAATTACTAGATTTACTCTATACGAGTAAGCAACTATCAGTAAACGAAATGGTGACTACTCGATGAATTCATCCTAGCATGGAGAATGTAAATAAATTTGATTCATATCAATCTTCAGTAAGGAATTTGAGAATTCGATTAGATTTAGTCTTTTAACTTTCATACTCCATTGGAATATCAATCTAGATCACAAAATCTACCCTTTGATTATTCGTGATACTCTGGTGCATCACTTTGGGAGGGGCAACTTAATAGGAGCCATCAAAGTGCTATGATTAGCATATTAATTTTTAAAATATTTGAATTAATATGTATATCGGTAATAACGGCCAGTTGATGTTTGCCACGGAAAGCCTATTTCCGGTGTTATTTATCATCAACCTCATGTTTGGATTATTGCTCTTAGTCTTATTCAAGAAAAAGAATAACATTTCAGTCAAGTATTGGGTTTATGCATGCTTCTCTTTTTGCATCGGTTCATTTTTGATTGCTGCACGTAATTACCTGCCTGTGGTTGTAGGTTATATCTTTGCAAATTTCTTGTTGAGTTACTCTCACTATTTATGCTACCAAAGTATTGAATATTTCAATAAAGGTAAAAATGTAAATAATCTCGGAATGAAGGTGTTTTGTGGAATTTATGCCCTAGGCTACAGCTTTCTTGTCGATGATGACTATATTGAATTTGTAGGAACTTATGCGGGAGCAGCAAATTTTATTTTACAGTTTTGGATATTTTTCAAAATTTATAAGATGAGAGTAGTAGCCGTCAATAAATTCTCAAATGTACTTGCCCTTTGCTACTTAGCCACTTCGATTGTTTGGTTCTCTAGATCATTTATATCTCTATTTTATCAATTACAGATGTATGGGGACCATAGTTTTGCGGACTGGGTTACTTTATCAATCATCACGATGTTTATTTTGTTAAAGCACTTCCTTTACGGAGCAATGCAATTAACTCAATCTTCAGCCAATTTAGAAAATATTGAAGAATTATTAAAGGAAAGAGAAAGTCTTATTCTTCAATTACAGGTAGAGAAATCAAAAGCAGAACAAGCAAATACTGCAAAATCTCAGTTTTTAGCAAATGTTTCTCATGAGATTCGAACACCTTTACATGGTTTAATTGGACTAGTATCAGCAGTTCTAAAATCACCCATGTCAAATGACATTAGAAAGTCCTTGAATAAGGTTTTATTTTCATCAAAAGCTCTATTGGTTATTCTCAATGATATTTTAGATTTTTCTAAAGTGGAATCTGGTAAATATCGAATTGTTAACGAGTCACTTAGTATAAAAAACATATTTAACGACACCTCCGATTTATTTGTAGACGCCGCATCAGAAAAAAATATTGAAATTCAGTTTTATATAGATAAAAATATGCCGTCCCATCTTTTGGGTGATTTTTATAAATTGCGTCAAATCATATTTAATTTGGTTGGTAATGCAATTAAATTTACTGAACAAGGAACGATTCAGGTAAGGGCTGAAGTTGTCCGTATTGATAATCAATGGGCTAATTTAATATTTCGAGTAATTGATACGGGTATCGGCATATCTGCAGAGGATATAAAAAATATTTACGAGCCGTTTCATCAGATTGATAACTCAAATACACGTAAATATGATGGTGTGGGACTTGGGATATCCATCTGTCAAAACATCTTAATGCAAATGGGTTCACATCTCGATATGAGAAGTCAATTAAATGTAGGTACTGAAGCATCCTTTTTACTCCAGTTAGAAATCAAATCAAGTAATGAATCAATTACTCGACCAGTGGTTTTGTCTTCCCTCGAAGAGGATCAAGAAGCATTAGATGCCATCGTTAATAAACGGATATTGGTAGCAGAAGATAATGCCATCAACTTAGAAGTTATTCGACATTATTTAGGTTATTTAAATATAGAATTTACATTAGTCACCAATGGTGAGGAGTGTATTGCGGAGTTGCAAAAGAATCCTCATGATCTTGTCTTAATGGATATTCAAATGCCCCTTTTAGATGGTATTCAAGCTACGCAAAAAATTCGACAATTAGAAGAATTAAAAGCTATTCCTATCATTGGACTGAGTGCTGGGGTTCGTGAAGATGAGCGAGAGATTTGTTTGCAAAGTGGCATGAATGATTTCTTAGGCAAGCCATTTGAGATTGAGGATTTAGCGAAGATACTGCTTAAATATTTATCTTCGTAGAAGAAAATTCTCGTTACTTCAAAAATTTATAAAAAGCGATCATCGTTATTAATTAACAATTATATAAATGCTTTTAGATGCGATCAGTTTTCAGTGCATACTACAGTAATTGTGCATGCTATCGTTAGCAGTATTAATTTAGATAATCATGAAAATAATTGACAAGCATTACTGCCTGTTTGCTTCACGTTGTACATAGCTTGATCCGACTTATCTATGAGTATATCTGCATCAATCCCATCAAGAGGATAAATCGATATTCCAATACTTACATTAATATTGATTGATATTTCATTCAATTGCATTAATTGATGAAGCTTTAACCGAATTTTTTCAGCAACTTGAAGAGCATTACTTGGATGATCAATATTTTCTAAAAGAATTAAAAACTCGTCACCACCAAGTCTGCCAATAGAATCATCTTCTCTAACACTGGATTTAAGTCTAGCGGCGATTTCAATGAGGGTCAAATCGCCAATATGATGACCAAAATGATCATTAATATTTTTAAATTGATCCACGTCCACAAAAAGTAGAGCGAATAGATGATTTTGCCTTTTTGATTTACTGATTGCTTGATGAAGACGGTCTTGAAAAAGACTTCGATTTAATAAACCAGTTAAAGGATCATGATCTGCTCTAAATTGAATCGATACATTATTACGATAGGATTTTTCTAAAACCAAATACAGGATAACTATAAAGATGAGGAAAAAGATGGTTGAGAGAAATATAAGATGCACACTTTTGAACCATTCAGATAAGTAAGCCTCTTTGACTATACTAGCCCCCACAATGAAAGGAACATCCGGGACTTGTTGGAAATTCACCATTCTTTCAATAGGATCGGTCCCACGATTAAATCCAAAATCATTAACAATGATGGTGTTATTACTACGATCTGGATTTTTTAAGGATTGATCAATGATTTGATTTGGATTTAATTTGCCAATATTTTCTTCCTTGAGTGGCCACCTACTGATCAGTATTTTGTCTTGATTGTATAAAATGACACTTGAACCATGACCAAGTTTTTCACCTATTTGGGCAAATAAATCTGAGAAGATTTGAACGGATATACCGATTAGTACGACGCCTAAAAATTCTTGATTAGGACCATTTATCCGCCTTGCTAAGTAAAAAACCCAATCACCTGTACCTTTATTTTTTACTGGCGCACTAAAAAAAGTATTTGAATCAGTATGACTCCTTAAATAAATAAAATAATCTCTATCGGATAAGTTAATTGGGGGTGGTGGATATTTTCTTGAAAAATTTAATACGAAACCATCTTCATCAACAAGTGTGACAACATCGATAATTGGATCTGATTTAAGTGTATCGACAAGCCTTTCGAACTGTTTTTTTTCTGAGGCAAATCGTTTAAATTCTGATGCATTTTTTAAACTTAGATTATTAATTAAATCAGTTAGGTTGTTTAATTGAGTTTCATTTTTTTTAATAATTTGTTCAACATTTTTAGATAACACAAATGTTATTGTTGTAAATTCTTTTGATCGGTATTGAATAGCATTTTGATAAAAAACGTAACTCGTATAAAGACCTAAGAAAATAATAAATAATGCAATACTGATTGCAATCATCCAAAGTTGGATTCGATCCCCCACCACCAGGTACTTGCACTCAAAATAATTTAGTTAAATACAGCGGTACGACAATCGTCCCCCTCGGAAATTACTGTGGTGGAGTTTCTATTACCGGTAGCGGAAATGTTACCTTAAACCCCGGTTATTTCAAAGGTATCTCTTCATCTGGCTCTGGATCATTACAATTTAATCCGGGTAATTATGTTATCTACAGCAATGGGATAGATGTAAGCGGTAGTGGATCAGTTACGCTTGGAGCAGGAACTTATATAGTGTTCGGCGGAGGAGCAAACTTCTCTGGAAGT contains:
- a CDS encoding ATP-binding protein, whose translation is MYIGNNGQLMFATESLFPVLFIINLMFGLLLLVLFKKKNNISVKYWVYACFSFCIGSFLIAARNYLPVVVGYIFANFLLSYSHYLCYQSIEYFNKGKNVNNLGMKVFCGIYALGYSFLVDDDYIEFVGTYAGAANFILQFWIFFKIYKMRVVAVNKFSNVLALCYLATSIVWFSRSFISLFYQLQMYGDHSFADWVTLSIITMFILLKHFLYGAMQLTQSSANLENIEELLKERESLILQLQVEKSKAEQANTAKSQFLANVSHEIRTPLHGLIGLVSAVLKSPMSNDIRKSLNKVLFSSKALLVILNDILDFSKVESGKYRIVNESLSIKNIFNDTSDLFVDAASEKNIEIQFYIDKNMPSHLLGDFYKLRQIIFNLVGNAIKFTEQGTIQVRAEVVRIDNQWANLIFRVIDTGIGISAEDIKNIYEPFHQIDNSNTRKYDGVGLGISICQNILMQMGSHLDMRSQLNVGTEASFLLQLEIKSSNESITRPVVLSSLEEDQEALDAIVNKRILVAEDNAINLEVIRHYLGYLNIEFTLVTNGEECIAELQKNPHDLVLMDIQMPLLDGIQATQKIRQLEELKAIPIIGLSAGVREDEREICLQSGMNDFLGKPFEIEDLAKILLKYLSS
- a CDS encoding diguanylate cyclase, whose amino-acid sequence is MLSKNVEQIIKKNETQLNNLTDLINNLSLKNASEFKRFASEKKQFERLVDTLKSDPIIDVVTLVDEDGFVLNFSRKYPPPPINLSDRDYFIYLRSHTDSNTFFSAPVKNKGTGDWVFYLARRINGPNQEFLGVVLIGISVQIFSDLFAQIGEKLGHGSSVILYNQDKILISRWPLKEENIGKLNPNQIIDQSLKNPDRSNNTIIVNDFGFNRGTDPIERMVNFQQVPDVPFIVGASIVKEAYLSEWFKSVHLIFLSTIFFLIFIVILYLVLEKSYRNNVSIQFRADHDPLTGLLNRSLFQDRLHQAISKSKRQNHLFALLFVDVDQFKNINDHFGHHIGDLTLIEIAARLKSSVREDDSIGRLGGDEFLILLENIDHPSNALQVAEKIRLKLHQLMQLNEISININVSIGISIYPLDGIDADILIDKSDQAMYNVKQTGSNACQLFS
- a CDS encoding universal stress protein: MKVLLPIDGSKSSLNATKYVAKMAKNSRSPTIVTLVNVHDDSGLGYVKKFVDKSIVDDYLREISEKELKAAQKILDMAGVKHNMAILRGHVAEEIIALANKDKVDFIVMGAKGRSGFLDILMGSIAQRVSSTAKQPVLLIK